AACAGAAAGCCAGTAGAGAAATTCCAAAGCATTATATTGGGGAAAATGTGTCTAGAAAAGATAGAACCAAATTTCTTCTCACCACAGTAAGTATAATAATGTGAGTTATGGGGAAACTCGGTATTTGGTCCAAGGATTGACTAATCCGATGACCAATCCCACAGCGGGGGTTCAGTTGAAGCCAGAGCAAAGTTCTGTATGGACTAGCCCAACACAGCCCGAGACCTAGTCAGTAACACACTCCTAGGTCTCAAGCCTTCACCATGCCAACCTCCGGGGATGAAGGggtttgaatattattttgataGTTTGAGTATGGTGATGGGgtttcaatttttgttgttttgattaaaGCCCTAATGATGCAGCTTCGTGATATGGATGATACTGATAGTAAGGAGGCTATTTATGGTGCTCTTGATGCCTGGGTTGCTTGGGAGCAAAATTTTCCAATTGGTTCATTGAGAAATATATTGCTTTGTCTTGAGAAGGAACAACAATGGCATAGGATTGTTCAGGTATGTATCATCTCTGTGTGTGtgcttcctttcttttttcttctcatgCATTATACTTGTTAAAATaaagcttgttaaaaaaaatttgttacgAAAGATTTATACAAGAGAAGAATGCATAAAAATGTGATGTTTGACCAATTAGGTTATGGCTGATCATACATGCTGAGAGTGGGTTGTTGTTAGTTGTAAGTGTTACATGCTGCCGTACAGGATTCTTGCATTTCTTGTGAAACTTCTCTCATAAGTCATAACAATAAGCACTTTCCATAGAATTATTGTGGGCCTCTAGACTTTTCATCATCAGTTTAGTAGATCAATTTGTCCTTCTAAAAGGATTAGTTATTGTTTTTGAAGCAAATAGAACTTAATACAATCACTTAAAGGCTCTAGAACtgtaaaaaattacaaatatttgatGAATATCTGTCATGATGGTAAATGCATGTTGACAAACAAATGAATTGCCATCAATCGATTTAACATTTGATAATGTTGACAAATTGAGTTGAGCACCATGAAAATAAAGTTTGAATGTGCAgagaaaaataaaccaaaaattcGACAGTTTGATGGAAGAGGTTTATATTCAATAACCTTTCCTTTGGCTTGCGTAACTTCTCCATTTCCCTACTTAACTTTTGGTTGAATTGATTTGTTAATGGATGTAACAACTAACAACTGATAGGCATTGAGTCATGTGACTCACATTGAGTCATGTGAATCGTACAACCATTGTCAATGAGCCAAGTATTCAATTCATATGAATTGAGGGCTTgtgattcaataaataaatgctCAGCGCTCACATTTACCTGTTTTTTGGGTTGTTGTTGACTTGAGACTACTTTTCTTTATTCCGCAATAGTTAATCATTGTGgcctaggttttttttttctctaaaaatcaCAGTGAAATAGAGGTTTATCTTTGAAATAACAATCTGTCTCTGTCATTTGTTCGTTGGCAATAGGAGCAAGGGAAAAAATCACCCTTTCTTGAAGAACATTCATTTTCCCTAATCCCTCCATCATTATAGAAATATAGAGACTGGATTTTTCAGAATGCCTTCCCTTGTTTTTGCTTGAAAGGCACCTTCACTAACTTTATTATCTTTTCTTGAAACCCTTTGCTCTCATGCATGAAGCTTGCTGATTCTGTATTGTGAGACTTTGCAAACTTTTGAGGAAGTGAAACCATGATCTTTGCTAAAACCTTTTTATCTGTAAATGCCTCACCAAGATGCCACATTTGATTTACCGCTTCCATTTACCTGCCAGAATTATCTTTGACAGATTCTTTgtccatcatcttcatcaattcaaTTTCTCTCTGCAATGTGAGGATCCTAACAGATCTAACCCTGTTACTGCCCTCATATTCATCTTGGACAGTGTCCAATACCTGTTTAGCTGTTTCCAAGTCCAtggttttgatgaaaatatgatCTGTCAGTCATGAATGAAAACAAGTGATGGCTTTGTCTTTCTTCGATTTCTTCTCCTCATTAGCTTTTATTTTAGAAACGTTAGGATTCTCTCTCAATGGCAATGAATCAGCTTCAGTGATCACAACATTCCATAAAGCTTGAGACACCATAGTTGCCTACAAGAAATATCTCAACCTCACTGTGTTTAACCCTCAAATAATTAAGAACTTTTCCTCACATCCCGAAAGAAAATGGCTCTTTGATACCATGTTGACAGTTTGAGTTGAGCCCTGTGAAAATAATGTTTGAATGTTTGAGAAAAGTAAATGAAAGATGAACAATTTGAAGGAAGAAAGttacaataaaagaaaatgccTATAAATTGGCTTACAGGACCGAACGTTAACCccataaaaaaatctaaaacaacaTCTGTGTTTTTGGTTAACAAGAATGACTTACGTACAATATAAAGAATTGCACATCTGCAATAGGAACAGAGACTATCTAGATTTTATCTCcaacttattcaaaaataaaatttcgaATAAGGCATAATCTCATAAATCTAAGAGATAAATACCTTTCTttttatatacttttatcgATTGGTTAGTTAGATGATAGAGTTTATCAATTTTGTATTACTCATCCTAATGATTAGATACTTTTTTGCATGTATTGTGAGTTTTTATTGCGTAATGATGTTTGCGACTAATTTACTAGTAATTATTTTTGTGAACAAAGGCAGACCCAGAAAGAAATTTCAGTTGACCTTTTTTTATCAACACTGTGGTTGACCttagtattatttattttgatgctTTAATATCTTCTCCAAGGTAATTAAATGGATGCTGAGCAAGGGGCAGGGGACTACGATGGGAACATATGGTCAATTGATTCGAGCGTTAGATATGGATCATAGAGTTGGAGAAGCACACAAATTCTGGGAAATGAAAATTGGCACTGATTTGCATTCTGTTCCTTGGCAGTTGTGCCATCTCATGATATCAGTATATTATCGGAACAATATgcttgaagatcttgttagggTAAGCTTTCCCAAATAGTGGAATATAGAAATTTTGGGTTTCAATTGATTCCCATTCTAATAGTGTTGTTAATCGATGTGGCTGATTGCTGACCTCATTTAGTAGAATCAAGCCTGGTTATTATGTTGTTGCATGCTATTGTTAGTTTCTTTTGATTCTACTATACTAAATCAATTGGTTGATGGGACAAATCTCTTTCAgtagaaacaaaataatatagatGCTCTTCATTTGTTGAAaagattgattttaaaaatatgtcTCGAAATGAAGTTGATGAAGGCTTTAGTTAATACAAAAAATACTGCAGTGTCCCTTCAAACATAGTTACTGGTATTTTCACTATAATGCGCTTTTATCCTActtcaaattagcaaaattttGACTAAAATGAAATTGTGGCAGTCGAGAAGCAGATTAGCTACCACATAATCAATGGATACTGGTCATAACTATGTTGAATATGATCAATGTCAGTGGATAACAAAATAATAGTTTAGCACTGATGAATTTTTGGTATTAATGGTATGTAAAAGAACAAGATTAAATACTTTACTCGGTCATTTCGAATTTCTATTGAGgcaacaaatcaaataattttcttaTCTCAGTTGATCATGTTATTGTACTTCTATAGGTAGTATTTTGCTAGCCTCTCTTACTCTTTGTTGATGGCTATATACGGTTATAGTTCAATTAACTCAGTTAACCTTTATTTCATGTCTTGATTAAAAGCTTTTCAAGGGACTGGAAGCTTTTGATCGTAAACCTCGGGATAAATTGATCATTCAAAAAGTGGCAAATGCATATGAGATGTTAGGCTTGAttgaagagaaagagagagtaaTGGAAAAATATAGTCATCTCTTCACAATCAAAGAGGAAAGACCGACCAAGAAAGGTGGAAGGAAGTCAAGTGCTAAAAAGAAGAAAGGGGGGCCCAATGAATCTAGAAAGGACTCTGCGGACAAGTAACGGTAAGGTAGTATCATATACTTATTACTTGATAACACGGATGAAATTGTTTGGTCAGTTGATTTTTAATCTTGTACTGATACAGTTACAAAATATTTCAAGAAAAATTTCAGGCTGAGCTGCAAGACAAAATTAAGTTCCGTTCtagaaaaaaatgcatatcTGTTTCTGGACATAGAACtgattccaatttttttttgttttcaccaGTTGAATTTTATGAAGATGGAACCTGAGgctgtttatttttttactattctTAAATCAAGCTTTCCGTGGCTTGCAGCAGGATGTAGCATTTAATTGTTATATTGCTTTTAACAGCATCAACCAAATTTGAGAAGAGGTTCGAAGTTCAAACCGTTCGTTTTGTTTTTTCCCCAAGCTTCAAGTTTAAGCAAAACACCATGCACCTGGGACACATGTACTGAACTGCTGATCAAGTCTTCAATGTGTGGATATGAGTCTAATGAGTTGTATGGACGCTAGAATGTTATTCGTTACATGGCAGAACAAGAATTTCATGAACTGATATTACAGATTAAGTGTACTGATACTTTGATATTGTAGATTGTATTTTATGATGGTGTGATAGACCAAAGTTTCTCTGTGCTCTGGCTATGCATGTAAATTAACAATTCAACGTTCCAAAACCAATCTCGACGCTAAATCTTGCTAGTACGGTTTATAGTTATGGATAACTAAAGTCTTGTGACTAATATTACTACATTAGTTATTGTGTATGAACATTCACTCGCTTaattttcattgcaaataaaCAATTTCATACCCTAGTTATTACTTATGTTTatcttcttttaaaaataaatctttttGTGAAGGCAGTAGGCACTAATCCATAACGTAactattattttgaagaaacacataaaaataaaaagtaaattaattaaataaaaagagatCACATCATTATCACATGTTCATTAATGAATTATTGAAAGTATTCCaaacatatataatttacaTTCTTATTTGCACTTTAAAGCTGATTTTTGATCGTTAAGAATAACACTGAACTAGGCGTATAACGCATGAATGACTTGTACTTGGTAAATCTCAAAACAATACAACATTATATCTGATACTTAGCAAATTCATGCTCAGCTAGTTGAACAATGTCATCATCGTCCCACTCATCACGATAAGTCTCAGGTCGCAAGAGCCTGTTCTTCGATGTAGCCATATACATTTGCCTTCTCCATTCTTCCATAGCAGGAACACCACACTGATCTGCAAGCCAGTTATTGTAGTCCCACTGCAATAATACACATTCCTTAACATATCAGGTTTCCATTAAAGGATAGTTAACTATTTACATCTTTCTGCAGTGTTTCATGCTTGATGCACTTTGAAACGGAACATGGTAAAAAAACCAGAATATTTTAGCTCTATATAATTGCATTTTGTGGACAAATGTTACCTAAGTCTGAACAATTTAGAATTATATACACTATAATACAAGAAGAAACAACCTAATAAAAATTggatataacaaaaaatataaaggcACCTGAACATCGGCCGTGCCCGTGCCCATATTATGAGTGTGCCTCTTAGGAATGCCAGATTCTTCAAGTGACAAGTAAAAAGCTTCAATATCTTTAGTCATCTCCTCTTCTGAAGGAAGGGCAATGCGATTAGACAAAACTCCAGCTATCCACTTACTCTGCAATTCAAACAAAGGGAAGGGAGCAACCTTCCAAGGTAACCCAACAAAGGAAAGCCATGGAGCTAACGCCGGTGGAAAAACATGCTTGTAGAGTGGTCCAACACGATTGTCATCTACAGTCACCACGCTGTTGGTTTCAAGGAAAGGAAAATCATACTTGTACCTAGAAAAGGAACAAATGGACATCAACATTGGTTCACTTTTTTCTTGTAGTTAATATGCAAGACTTTATGTCTCAATTGCAGGTTACTTATGCCTAAATATATTTGAGTCCTcaacatggttttaaattgcagttGTGCCTGTCGTTGCTATAACTTTGCAATTTTGACATTGTCGATAAATGCGGTTCCTCCAAAACATTTGTATTGCAGCCGCATTTACGATTTAAAACTTAAGTCCACAATATGAACtggtttaaaagaaaaactaataggGAATGCTAAGAATACCCTGTGCAATGTACAATGAAGTCAGCGATAACTGCATTTCCATCTTTAAAAACCACTGCACCATCTTCATGAACACTGTCAATCTGCATTGTTCAAGATCAAGAAGATCGACCAAACAATCTAAGCAACAGTTATCCAAAAGTTTATGGATACTAATGTCATGATGGCCATCTAATTCTCACCATAAATAACAAGTTTTACCATAGAATGAAGCCACATGTTATCATGGCCAGGTAACTTTCCAAGCTTATCTTCTTCAACAGACCTAGCTGCAATATGAACTTCTTTAGCAACGGTTGCCACGTCTCGAGAAATATCAACCGCACTGGCAGCACCACCAATTAGAACTACAACCTACCCAGCACAAAAAATGGATAAAAGCCATGAAGACGAAATATGATTGTCATTTCTTAAAATAAGCATAGCAACTTCAAtgttatatgttaaaaaaattatgaacctGAAACTACAAACCAACACAGAACCAAATCAGCTATAAATGATTTGAATTTGTTGACATTCGAGtactattgttttattttaactaaaaaagaaTACTAATGGAACTAGTATCAATATAACTAAGCATATTACTTACTTGATCTTGAAAGGGCTCGGGTGTTCTGTAATTATGGCTATGCATTTGCTTCCCTGGCCATGCATTAATGCCTGAAAAGAAAGGGTGATCCGAAGTTTGTTTATAATTTGAGTCTATCAAATCTAacctttttttagaaaattatttcaGCTAAGAGAGAGTatacattaatattatattttgtgaaGTATCTTTTTGTTTGAATAACTAGATAATGAAGAATTTTAtcttgaataaataaaaagaatacaACTCATATGTTGTTCTATACAAGGTTGTTTGTATTGCTTACTTACAGTATATAGTTTGTCACGGTTAAATTTTTTGATAGTAAAGATTAAAtggttctatttttattttttttggtgaattgaTTAAATGGTTCGGTCACAATCTAGATCCTAATTATAGGCAGATAAAACTATTTCTCTTTCAGTTGttgaaataatcaaatttttttgtaaGATAATTTCTCCATCATAAAAATAACAGCCACTTTCATTTATTATACGAAATTAGTTTAAAAACTAACAAGGCCACGTCATtccaattgaaaaaaataaaaacatagatAGCTTCATGTTAAAAAGgagaaaatgaaattgagaaagCAAACAGAATATACGAGGAAAATATTTCTCGAAATTCAAAACTTTATGAATGTGCTAGAGTGGaccatataaatataaataagaaaaagacaCACACAAGAGAAGTGAAAATAACCAGGAATATTGGGAAGTCTTGGTTGAAAATAATGTCCATTGCAAACAACAACAGCATCATAAATCTCATCCACACATTCTCTCTCCACTGATCTAGATCTCACCGTCCATTTTCCACCTTCACCCACCCCAGCAAACACCACCTCTGTCTTCAACCTCACCAAATCACTAATCTCAAAATCCGCAGCAAAATCCTTCAAATACATCAATACCTCTCCATGACTCGGGAACCTTCTAGAATCTCTCCCCTTCTCTTCTTTCCTCCTAAAAGGGTAATCTCGGAAACCCATACTCTCCCGAGGCAAATTGGTTCGGAGTGAATTGTATAGGCTCGAGTGGATAAGCTTCCGGTTCGGGTCCAAACCGAGTGGGTCGGATTCTACCTCTGAAGTGTAGACCCATGAACCGCCCAATTCTTCTCCTCGCTCGAAGACTACTACTTGATGTCCTTCTCGTCGGAGCTCGCGTGCTGCTACTAAGCCTCCGGCGCCGGCTCCGATGACTGCCACGTGGCGGGGTGTGAGAAGTGGTGTTGCGGTGGACATGATGAATTTCATTGGCTTGGAATCGAATTGAATGCTTACAGTATGAACATGTTCATTCATGTGAAAGggaattataaaattatttaaatgaggAAGAGGAATAAGTAGATCCACAAATTATACAAACGTATGTTTCCatttccaaaatataaaaattaaccttatcatttacatttaaaaatttgtaaaatttgTAGGGatatattgcatattatatgcagaggcGAGGTTCAACTACGTTTAAAAATGTGTGGGTTCTATtgtcgaaaaaaaaaatgtgggttCTAGTCACTAAATTCACTAATTGTTGGCTACAAAATGCAATACCAGACTCTTATGTAATCTAGAGGAATATCTCTATTAGCATGTAGGATAGGTGGCATTTAAAATGGACCAATGTAAAACTTGCCCATGATGGACCATTTATGATTATTGGTTAGATTTTAGTGGTTTATTAAATCTCATCATACACCTTCCACACCATATGaattctctttcttcttccctCTCTCCCTCCTTGCtccacaccaccaccaccaacccaCTC
Above is a genomic segment from Medicago truncatula cultivar Jemalong A17 chromosome 5, MtrunA17r5.0-ANR, whole genome shotgun sequence containing:
- the LOC11443120 gene encoding pentatricopeptide repeat-containing protein At4g18975, chloroplastic, encoding MWRSPRFSYLVTRLSQGNISNVNRCYSQILSQPSYSQTKSESVPSEQKASREIPKHYIGENVSRKDRTKFLLTTLRDMDDTDSKEAIYGALDAWVAWEQNFPIGSLRNILLCLEKEQQWHRIVQVIKWMLSKGQGTTMGTYGQLIRALDMDHRVGEAHKFWEMKIGTDLHSVPWQLCHLMISVYYRNNMLEDLVRLFKGLEAFDRKPRDKLIIQKVANAYEMLGLIEEKERVMEKYSHLFTIKEERPTKKGGRKSSAKKKKGGPNESRKDSADK
- the LOC11436827 gene encoding flavin-containing monooxygenase FMO GS-OX-like 4 isoform X1 encodes the protein MNEHVHTVSIQFDSKPMKFIMSTATPLLTPRHVAVIGAGAGGLVAARELRREGHQVVVFERGEELGGSWVYTSEVESDPLGLDPNRKLIHSSLYNSLRTNLPRESMGFRDYPFRRKEEKGRDSRRFPSHGEVLMYLKDFAADFEISDLVRLKTEVVFAGVGEGGKWTVRSRSVERECVDEIYDAVVVCNGHYFQPRLPNIPGYFHFSCINAWPGKQMHSHNYRTPEPFQDQVVVLIGGAASAVDISRDVATVAKEVHIAARSVEEDKLGKLPGHDNMWLHSMIDSVHEDGAVVFKDGNAVIADFIVHCTGYKYDFPFLETNSVVTVDDNRVGPLYKHVFPPALAPWLSFVGLPWKVAPFPLFELQSKWIAGVLSNRIALPSEEEMTKDIEAFYLSLEESGIPKRHTHNMGTGTADVQWDYNNWLADQCGVPAMEEWRRQMYMATSKNRLLRPETYRDEWDDDDIVQLAEHEFAKYQI
- the LOC11436827 gene encoding flavin-containing monooxygenase FMO GS-OX-like 4 isoform X2, translating into MNEHVHTVSIQFDSKPMKFIMSTATPLLTPRHVAVIGAGAGGLVAARELRREGHQVVVFERGEELGGSWVYTSEVESDPLGLDPNRKLIHSSLYNSLRTNLPRESMGFRDYPFRRKEEKGRDSRRFPSHGEVLMYLKDFAADFEISDLVRLKTEVVFAGVGEGGKWTVRSRSVERECVDEIYDAVVVCNGHYFQPRLPNIPGINAWPGKQMHSHNYRTPEPFQDQVVVLIGGAASAVDISRDVATVAKEVHIAARSVEEDKLGKLPGHDNMWLHSMIDSVHEDGAVVFKDGNAVIADFIVHCTGYKYDFPFLETNSVVTVDDNRVGPLYKHVFPPALAPWLSFVGLPWKVAPFPLFELQSKWIAGVLSNRIALPSEEEMTKDIEAFYLSLEESGIPKRHTHNMGTGTADVQWDYNNWLADQCGVPAMEEWRRQMYMATSKNRLLRPETYRDEWDDDDIVQLAEHEFAKYQI